A window of Pyrus communis chromosome 3, drPyrComm1.1, whole genome shotgun sequence genomic DNA:
CCACCAATCTTGCTTTGTTTTTCTGCATTGTGCCATCCAGGttaagtttagttttatacACCCATTTGACACCTATCACAGGCTTGTCACTAGGCCTATTAACTAATTCCCAAGTGGAATTCTTCTCAATCATTGCCATTTCATCTTCCATAGCTTTCTTCCAAGTTATATCACTCTCAGCTTCTTCAAAGTTCTCAGGCTCCACTATGCAGAAATTGCAGATTGCATATATCTCACTCAAGCTCTTCAGTTTCACAGGAGTAGAATTAGGAGTGGAGTTTTGGGAGACATAATTCTGTGTATTTTGAGAACTTTCACTCTGAGATTGAGGTGAAGTATGTTGAGGTGATTGCAGCAACTGATATTGTTGAGACTGATTTGGTGAGTGAGCAGAGATTTGAGTTTGTGACTCAATTACATTGTCAGTTCCAGCAATTATCATTGGTACTGATATGTCAGCTTTTACACCATCTTCCCAATTCCACCTTGTATCTTCATTGAAGACCACATCCTTAAGATGTTGATTttctgtgtttttaagttaaacAATCTATGCCTTTTTTCACAGTTATCATAACCTACAAAAATGCACTTGTTGCTGGTTTCCTGCGGCTTGTGTCTCAACTGTGATGGTATTAGTGCATAGCATATTGAGCCAAACACTTTTAAGTGTTTCACACCTAGTTTCCTTCCACTAAAGGCTTTAAATAGAGTCTTCTTCTCCAATGAACCTGTTGGGCATTTATTTAACAAATAGACAGCTGTATTCACAACTTCTCCCTATAATTGATAAGGAATCCATTTTTCATAGAGCATGGACTTCACTATTTCAATTATGGTTTTGTTCTTCCTCTCagcaaccccattttgttgaggggtaTAAGCCACTGTCAATTGTCTTTATAATCCCATGCTTTCACAGAAAGAGTTGAATTCGATTGAGGTGTACTCACCTCTTCTATCACTTCTTACTTTCTTGATCTTGTAACCACATTGCAATTCAACCATCATTTTGAACTTCTTGAATATACTGAATACATCTGATTTTTGTCTCATGAAGTATACCCAACACATTCTAGAATAATCATCTATGAAGGTTAGGAAGTATTTGTTACCACTCATTGTTGCAGTTTGCATTGGACCACATACATCTGTGTGGATGATTTCCAATGGTTGTGTAGCCCTCCaagactttcctacttcaaaacTCTCTCTATGGTGTTTGCCTAAAACACACCCTTCACATATTTCATTTTCTCCATGCAGTTTTGGTAGTCCTTAAACCATCTCCATTCTCTGCAggtttttcaagctttgaaagtTCAAGTGACCATATCTCTTATGCCACAACCAAGTACTCTCTGTGACACTAGCTCTTAGTGAGATAACTTGATTATAATTGAGTAACAATGggaaactcttttttttttgtcattactACTTTTGTGACCATGTTATGCAAACTTCTgtcatcaaaaatttcaaccactGAATCTCCAAAGAGTAAGAAATAACCATGTATGATCATTTGGCCTACACTCAATAAGTTTTCATGAAGTCTAGGCACCAATATAACTTCTTTGATGTATCTCCTTCTTTGCTTTGTGTCAATCACCAAGGTGCCTCTACCAATGGCACTTACAAGTTGACCATTGCCCATCTTAACCTTCCCAGTGAATTCTCTGTCAATATTGATAAGTAGGGGCTCATGATTGCTGCACCCATTGTCAATATACCATATATCGTTGTTTTTCTCAACAGTTGTGACATTGCAAGCATAGAACACATTTGTCCTTCAGTCTTTTGTGCATAGTTCACTAGTTGGTTTCTTTTAGAACCACAATCTTTGGACAAGTGACCAAACTTGTTACATTTACTACATTTAGGTTTCCCTTTGAACCAACAAACACCACAATAGGCCTTATCACAAATTGTACACTGTGGTTTTGTCCCACCAACACCATTGTTTTTGGTAGACTCACTTGGTCTTCCTTCCCATTTCTTAGATTCCCTTTTCCCTGGCTTCTTTTGTTGCTTGAAATTGTTGTATTGCCCAGTTGAACTGCCCTCTCTAGGATTGATACTAAGTGACTGAAAAGCCCTCTATGTGGCTGCATCAGCATGTCTCTCTAGCCTTTGCTCAAAAGCTCTCAATGAGGCTGTAACCTTTTGTGCATCAAGTGTATCAATGTCCTTAGTTTCCTCTATAACATTTACTATAAAGTCATAGGGTTTTGTCAAACTGATTAACAATTTTTGTACAAGTCTTTCCCTATATAGTTCTTCACTAATAGTTTTCATTTGATTCACAACATCAAACAAACTAGTAAAGTAATCATTAAGCGGTTCATCTTCTTTCATGTGAGTATATTCAAAATCACGTCTTAAAGATTGCAGCTTTACTTTGGTTACCTTCTTGTCACCTCTGTATTctctttgaagaacttcccaaGCAGCTTTGGATGTTTTTTCATTTGATATCCAAGGAAAAATAGCATTTGAGGCTGCTCCTTGTATTATCCCCAGCGCCTTAGCATCTTTCATCCCATTTTCTCTCAAAGATGTTCTTTGAGTTGCAATGAGTTCTTCATCATCCTCTGACTCATCATCTGAATTTGGGACTTCATACCCTTCTTGAACCATTTTCCACAGGTCTTGAGACATGAAAATGGTGGTCATCCTTATCCTCCAAAAATCATAGTTCTCTCCATTAAAAATGGGAGTTTTAAGCTCACCACCGTTGCTCCTTGACCCAGACATTTCTTGGTTCTTGAATCACCTTCTGGGGTTTCAAATACTTGAAATCTCCCGTGAAAAATAGCTTCACAACGCCCAACTGGTTTTTTTAATCCAACTTGAGCTCTGACGCCATATTAATGTTTTGTATTCTGATTGTTTTGTAAGGAATTTCAGTAAGTATTTCTATGAGGTATTCAAAGCAAGAGGGAATGAGAACAAGAGTGAAAGCTGCTTATCATTGCAGCATCAttcatttcatatatatatatatatatatatatatatatatatatatatatatatatatatatatatatatcatcagAGTAGTAGGGTTTTACAGTCAACATTCTTATCTCACTTTAGGAATAAGACAAGGAACACAACCTAACATTGTACTACTCTAATTTAAGCCTTACAGCACAGATTCAATCTCAGCCCTTCATTTGTCTCTTGGACTTTAGCTTGAGACAACTAGCCGTTAGTCTATTTACACAAAACTAGCCGTTAGCTTCTTGTTTGTGTTGCTGGAGACTGTTTGACTTCCAACAGATCCTACCCCCACATGCTAAGATCTCCGACGACGCCAAGGAAACCATCCAAGAGTGCGTCTCCGAGTACATCAGCTTCATCACCGGGGAGGCCAACGAGCGCTGCCAGCGCGAGCAGCGCAAGACCATCACTGCTGAAGACGTGCTGTGGGCCATGAGCAAGCTCGGCTTTGATGACTACATCGAGCCACTCACCCTCTACCTGCACCGCTACCGCGAGATGGAGGGCGAGCGCGGGTCCTCCACGACCTCCTTAATGAGAAGCGAGTCCTTGGCCAAGGGGGCGGGTACTAGTAGTGGTACCAGCAGCAGGGTAATTGATCACCACCAGTACTATACTACTATGGCACCTCTATGGCGTCGGCTGCTGCTGCTTTTCATCATCAGCATGGTCATGGCTTTTTCGGGTACATGAACCCGTTCGATGCGTTCGTCTCCAACAATAATGTGAATGCTGCTTCTGCTGCCGCAGCATCTGGATCGTCCACCCAGCTCCAGGGTGGTGGTTGTGCCGCAATGCTACTAGTGTGCATTTATTAGTACCAGTTTAACAAAGTGTTGTTTGTTGTAATGTATATTGTTTTAATCAGAGTGTTGTCTATTTTCGTTCAGTTCATCACCAGATGATGATGATCGTGACAAGTGTTTAAAAGCACAAGGTGAAGAACCCGTGAACCGGAAGAGAAAGACGAGTCCGAGGAGCGGAAACGAGCTTGAAATTGAAAGGGTCGAGCTATTTCTGGGAAGTCTGGTGAAGAAAGTGATGGAGCAGAAAGAGCAGATGCATAAGCAGTTAATAGAGATGGTagaaaagaaggaggaagagagaTTATTAAGGGAAGAAGCCTGGAAGCAGCAGGAGTTAGACAGACTGAAAAGGGATAAGGAGATAAGAGCCCAAGAGACATCTAGCAACCTTGCGCTCATTTCCTTTATCCAGAATTATTTGGGCTATGAAATTCAAGTCCCCCAACCATCAGCAGCAACAGCACCCGAACGAGCACCAGCACCAATAGCAGCACCAATACCAATATCGGTAGTACCTAAATATGATCACCAACGCGTGGAAGGAAATGGGAAGGAAGACAATGGCATGCAGAGAGACCTGAAGTTGGTGAGCCATAGTGATGCAACGGATAGAAGATGGCCAGAAGGAAGTACAGGCCCTCATAACGCAGCGGGCTGCTTTCGAACACAAGTTTCGCGTTGCAGGTACTCCAAAGGGACGCATATTTAAGATGCATGAAATGGGCTACGTCCGGTCAGGAAGGAAGTGCAGGGAGAAATGGGAAAACATCAACAAGTATTTCAGAAGGTGCATGGGATCAGACAATAAGCGCCCTGCAAATGCCAAGCTTTGTCCATATTTTCATGAATTGGAGTTGCTCCATAAAAGCGCACTTGTAAGTTTCGGGAATGGCTTTAACCGCACAAGCAGCCAGAACGAGGCCAATATTGAAAAACAGTAGCAAAAGAGTGAAGGAGTGATGACGGTATCCAAAACATCTTCTAACTTGTGATTTTGATAacggggagagagggagagagagagagagagagagagagagagagatgaatgcTGCTCTGATCTTTGATGATGGCTAATTGATGTTTAGTTTTGTGGGTCGTATTGTTATCTTATATCTCTGGAGATCTGGTGAAGAAGTTGTATCTCgattactttttatattatattgacGTTTAACTTTGTATCTCGATTGAACTTTTTATTGCAATTAGCAGAGGCGTGGTGTTTGCTTTGCTAATCGAAGGAGGGTTTGTTAGAAAGAAATAGACGATGGAattgcaaataaacaaattaaatgatcCTGTCGCTTCGATCAGGGATTTCGTTATTTATATTTCACTGCCGCCGGGTTATTCATTATTCAGACGAAGTTAACATTCAAACAACATTcagaaacagaagaagaaatgaaTTTGAGATCATTAATTTTAAGTGCAGATTAACATGTGCTTAATGTGATTGGGCCATAATACAATGCATGAAAGAAAAACGAAGAcggataaaataaaaagtaaaccAAGCAAGTAGTAGACATCCATTAATTAATCATGTCATTTATTTAAGGGTAAACAATCATACAATAGATTGCATGTTATTATGCATATAGATATAGGACATGATTGCCGCGCCATTGGCATGATTCAAGCCTGGTTCATAAAGAACCAAACCACTCCCAAAATGATGGGGATGACCAGGATCAGAGCAAGAGCAGGAGGGTGCAGCGGACCCATCAGCAGAGGCCCCAACAACACAATGGCCGCCACCAAAAGGAATACCAGAATGGAGACACTCACTTGATccatattttcttcaaattataATACCAACAGTTGAATGGCGATGAATGTTGAGGAAGAGTGGTGGTGGTCGTGGTGGTGGGGTGTTTATATAATGTGCATGGTGTCCGTCTGTGCAGGGCTACACCAATTGGGAAACGATGCCATGCAAATGAAACCCCTCAGTCCCTGCCTGATCAGAGTGTAAGGGGAATCGTTGCCTTGCCGGCGGTCCGGTTAAAGACGTATTCTTtcacgaaattaaattaataaattcgCTTCTGTAAATCATAATAATCGATTTTCTGATGAAAAAATCgcattatatatttgaagaacacgTCTTGGACTGATGATCGCAAGCCCACTACCTTTTTACATTtgagtcaaaaaaaaaaaaaaaaaaaaaaaaaaaaaaaaaaagaaaaggcccAACTAAGTATTACGTGATCCGGTTATAACAGAGCGATTCGTCTCAAGTGTTGGACCATATACTACCGAACactaaaataaacaaataaaaataaaatgaatacgCAGCGCCACGTGTAACTAGGGATTGCCACGTCGGTTGTAGTTTAGGGAAATGGCTCTTATCTGAATCCCTTTCTCTTAAttcatcaaatttgaaaattcggaccgttgaaatttgatcaaacggctacaaacaggagttcactttaaaattataataactttaaccgtttgatcaaatttcaacggtcaaGATTCTCGAACTTGATGGATTAAGAGGAAAGGATCCTGAGAGGATCCTTTCCGTAGTTTAAAGCAGTATAAAGGTGGACCCTTGCCAAGTAATAGGTTGTTCAAACTTGACTCGAGTCTTCTCCTCTTTCAGAAactgttgagagagagagagagagagagagagagagagagagagagagagagagagagagagagagagagagagagagagagaggcagatCAGGGCAGGAAAATATAATGGAACGATCAGGAGGTTACCATGGCTATCAAAAGACCACGACTACCCCAAACACAACCTCTGCTTCTGGTAAAACTATTCTTCGTTGATTTTCTTAACAATTAACTTCCCTACGTATAATTTCACATTTCttacaataaatatatataaacacacacggtcttcttgatatatatatgtgtgtgtgtgtgtgtgtgtgtgtgtggggtaccatttatatatatatatatatgtatatatatctatTGCATGTATTAGAATTATGTATCTTGGTTAATTCAGAGCCTGACCGTCCGTCTGTCTTTGAGATCTATCTATAGTTGTATACTCTTAGAAGGAAACGCATGCATTTGCACCAATTTGATGATCATTTATTtcacaaattaatttttaattagttctaaTTCTATCTTCATACAGTTGCGAGGTTTCAGCTCTTTGGTACTCATCCTTGGATATATCGAAGCTCCGTTTAATCCTTActaatcatttcatttcatatatttttttcaatagtAATAGATCAGTGGTCGCATACGTACAGACATTCTACCTCCTCCCCCTCTTCCACTCTCGATCTACATATAGATCTGTTCAGATTCCTCTATTATATATCATTCTTAAGTCTTGGAATGATTATATATTGGCAAACATGTCCATTTGATCGATATCACTGCCACTCATCATTTGTTAACTTTGGTAAATATATATCTGAGTCTGAGGAGCTGACTGGCCGGGCcaagaagatatttatataaaGATATGCCTGAAACTTAATTAGAGGATGCATAAATAGGCGTATATAGGCAGCAGGTGGGCTTAGCAATGTCAATGTGCAGAAGAATTAGAAAATATATGggtgatgaaaattgaaaaacatgtAACCGCTGATCTCGTAGCCAGAGAAGAGAAGATAGTTTACAAGTGGCAACCATCTTACATGCAATCTATGACTCCATGTTAAACAAGTGGCCTCCATGCATGCATATCCTATCACGCATCCCCGGTCCCACTCCACTCACTCCCCATCTGTCTGCTTTCTTTCgtcttcttctcttttcatGCATTATGCTGTTGCACTTACTGCATTATGCTGTTGCACTTACTACATTATGCTACTTTATATCATATTTGTAATGGAAGTATGGCTCATCAACATATTGAATCTCATGAATCTCATTTCTATAAGAAAAATagtataaatgttatatgaaaaatgttAAGAATGGTAATTTTAATTGCACATTGATATTCTAGTTTTGCAATGACTTAACTTTTAATCGATGCACGAAAGGCAAAAccgtaataattaatttatactaCATGTGATTCCTTCCACTTAATTTGGCTTCCAAAAGGTGACGTACGTACGTACTCCCGTGGCCCCAGGCCCCCAGCTCTACATGACACTTACCACATGTTTAAACATTATTTATACCATCTTTTTAACAGAGGTTGTATACTTaccatatattataatattatttataccTTCTTTTTATTAGAGGTAGAATCTACGTCACGTGGTTTATATCTCTATTAAAAAGATGAATCAAATGATACAAATAGCAAATATGAGtagtatttttgtttattgttaACATTCGATCCTTGTCTATGTATTCATGCCTTTTgtataaatgaaaataaaattaatgaaaaaaaaaaaatacaaacataaATGTACTGCAAGTAATACTCTATTTTCACGATTATTTGTGTACAtactaatatatattatttgagaGTCCATGCAGGGCTGAAACTATCAGATATCAACGTTCGGCCGGCTGAGATGAACCAATACAGCATGGGAATGGGGAGACAAACTACCACCACCAACAACGTTAACAATGTTGTTAACAACTCCTCCTCCAATGCCAATACCACTAATGGCACTGCCGATGATAACGAGTGCATGGTGCGAGAGCAAGACCGTTTCATGCCGATAGCCAATGTGATAAGAATCATGCGCAAGATCCTACCCCCACATGCCAAGATCTCCGACGACGCCAAGGAAACCATCCAAGAGTGCGTCTCCGAGTACATCAGCTTCATCACCGGGGAGGCCAACGAGCGCTGCCAGCGCGAGCAGCGCAAGACCATCACTGCTGAAGACGTGCTGTGGGCCATGAGCAAGCTCGGCTTTGATGACTACATTGAGCCACTCACCCTCTACCTGCACCGCTACCGCGAGATGGAGGGCGAGCGCGGGTCCTCCACGACCTCCTTAATGAGAAGCGAGTCCTTGGCCAAGGGGGCCGGTACGAGTAGTGGTACCAGCAGCAGGGCAATTGATCACCACCAGTACTATGGCACCTCTATGGCGGCGGCTGCTGCTGCTTTTCATCATCAGCATGGTCATGGATTTTTCGGGTACATGAACCCCTCCGATGCGTGGGTCTCCAACAATAATGTGAATGCTGCTTCTGCTGCCGCAGCATCTGGATTGTCCACACAGCTCCAGGGTGGTGGTTCTGCCGCAATGCTAAATGGTGATCACCATCAGCTGCCACATGCAAATGGTGCAAACGGTGAAGCGTGAATGCATGAAATGCACTGGAATGGAATCACCAGAGTGCTGACTGGTGAACTGAATAATGTAATGTTACGTCGCGCCGTCCTTCGAGTTGTAGTGTTTTAATTTGAGCCAAGTACTGTAATAAAATTCAAGACGCTGTAGTCATTGTTGTCTGCTTTAATTGGTGGTGTTTTTTCTTAAATCTTAGTCGATGACTTGACCGAACGCCATCCGGCATTGTCTCTAGACTCCACGTTTAAACCTTTCACATCAAGATCAGTCGGGACACAacataaaacacacaaaaaaacacTGAAAATAGCTCCCAGCGAGGATCGAACTCGCGACCTTTCGCTTACGAAGCGAACGCACTACCACTATGCTATGGAAGCCAATTGGTCATTTTTGGcaactttatatttttaaaattaatgtttCTTTTGTTGATGAAGGCCAATTGCCACCCTTTACAGCTTTTCTTTCTTCTACTTGTTTTTTgtctaattaaaaatataaaaagtcaAGTCAATAGTATGTATTAATTGATGCAATTTACACTCATGAAAAACTAAACCCCATGGATTTGGGTTGGGTGGCCATCAAAGGTAGTAGCTATGGGATGGTGGAAGATCAGCTTGCTGAATGCAGAAAATATAATTGCATTGCATGCCAAATAGCAGGATTCCTTCAACTTTCAACAACAAAATGTAATGAAATTTCACTTATCATTGTTATATTGATCGTCTTCTGTTACAAAAAGACACCGTGAATAGGTGGTGTGAATGTTAAACTCCAACATAAACACAGATAGAAAGGCACATTCTCTTAACAAATCATGGAATTGGAGGGCCCTTGACTTGAGCACACTGCTTTTTGCTTCCAAATTGATCATctttctcttcattttcttcaccaTTCACTTGTTTAGATTGCTGATCTGAATCAGCCGGGCATCCCCTTTTTCTTTGAGGAATCACTTGGAAGAAAGCCTCCTTCCAATCCTTTGTTTCCAAATACTTTAGCAGTATCTCTATCACTTGGTTCACAGTTAGCACCTGCtcccaaaacaaaaattggTTAACTCAAACCTCTATCAACCAATTGGATCGAAAATGGCAAAAGATGATATGCACATTATCGGTGACATATTTCTGTTCTTtataaaagagagagagacagatgaTACCTGGGAAGAGGACATGTTCAAGTAGTTGCCTATGGGGAGTTTGGCCGTTTGGATACCCTGCTCCTCTGCTTTCTTCATGGTGATCCCTTTCCACCGATTCCGATCCACCAATCCCCCAACAATGTATATCTTGCTTGCATCCAGCTCATTAACCACATTTTCCGAATCAGCAGTCAGATACACCAGATTTTGCTTCTTGTTTTCCAGAGCTTCAATGTAGGATCGATCTTCCTTCTCTATGATCCAATTATCAAACCCCGGCAGCTTCTTTAATGCATTCCCCATGTCTCCCTTGCACCCTGTCAACCACAGATGGCCTGGCTCGCTGCACCTTTTGTTCACCGCGTAACAATACATAATCTGCATTCACAATTCCAGTATCCAAACAAACACATAAACAACGCTGTAATCAAGTATCAAGATTTCAGAAACTACAGCCTCGTCTGGTGTCTAGAGTTGGACTAAATAACTCTTCAGTGTATGTTGAACGAAGAAGCAGCAAATGTCATctttcaaattttatccaagTTAGAGGCAAAGACGGAATATTCATGCCTGTACAATCCCTACAATAACAGTCGGATTGGGATTGATAAGTTTCTTTCGAGACTGATCCATCTTCCACATTCAATTTGGACAAAATCTAGAATAAAAGTTTACAAGTTAACATCATTTTCTTCGTTCAACATACATTGACGAGCCCTAAATGTCATAAACtatccaattcaattcaattcaatccaatccTAGACACGAAACGCGGACTCAAAGATTAAGAAGTCAAGCAAAGCAATGCCAACCTGTTGAACGAGGCTGTTGATCTCGGCGGGGGTCATGAGGTGAGAGAATTCGAGGTCAATCACGATCTTCTGTCCGCACTCTTTGGCTTTACTCAGTCTCTGTGTCTGCACCGCTCGCTCCTCTGACTTGTGCTCCATCCTCTCCTTCCTCAGACTCTTCCTCTCCTCTATCAGCTTCTCCCTCTCCTCCTCGCCCAAGCTCGCCAACTTCTCCTCCCATTCCCTCCGCTTCCTCTCTACCTCCCTCTTCTTTTGCTCTTTTTCCTGAGCTTTCTTCTCTGCCTTCTTCGCTTCCCATTTCTGCTGCTTCAACAGCTTCTTCTGTGCGCTCTTCGACAGTGATCCGCCGCCATTCGTGCATTCCTCCTCTTGTGGACCTTGTTCCTGATTTTCTTTGCCCTCCATATTTCGATTGCTATTGCTGGCTACAATGCTCCTGCTTTGTGTAATTTCAGATGGAGGCTTCTTTCTCTCACTTCTCTGGATGTTTTGTTagggtttttgatttttttttttttttttttttttttttttttgtttgggaacGATAACGACGGTTTGCGCAAAGAGAAACGACGTAGCTTGCTACAAagccttttgtttttatttttatttatttatacaagAGTGTGTACTCGAAAGTTGAAATGTAATAAgttgaagataaaaaaaaatgttctatCTAGTAGGTCAATTCACTCTATTCCTTGCCTTCTAAGTAATaaatcattttttaaaaattggaACTTGAGTGCAATGAATGATCGACACACCAACTTAGCCAACTGATCTATTCACACATATGTATGTTTGATTCATATTTGATTTAAGGTTGAACACAATTCAGTTAACCAGACATTATGCATAAATTGATTACTGAATCAGCCTCTTCATTTATCAATTTCCCAACTTAAAGATGAACACTTAGGTTCAACAACAAGAGGTTAGTTAATGGATTTTAACAATTCAGATCGTCCTAATCTCAATTTCATTTGTTTGAACTTGTGACAACATCAATAATAAGAAGGATAACGACTGTGGCCAAGTAAGAGCTTGTAGATCTTGAGGTTTTGGTCACCTAGGTTCAACAATTGCAAGTTGATTGATTGGTTTATCAGTTTCTTAAATCGTTTTGATTACATTTGTTTTAAGTTGTAGAGGAGTTGGAGGTTGCGTGTTGAAGATTAAATCGAACAATAAGAGGATTATAACATTAACAGGGGTTGTAATGGACAAATGGAGAGTAACTATTTAGGAGATTGGTTAGGGGTAAAAAGAAGATGCAAAGTGAACCGTAACTATTTAGGAGATTGGAGAGTAACATCAATAGTCTTCCTTCACTTGTGGGTAAAAAGAAGATGCAAAGTGAACCGTAAATAAACAATCAGCCGGTATGGTATTCATGCTACTAACCTAGTAGCAGTTGCTTTATCCTTCATGTGGCAGTGGCAGTTGTCCATGTTTCTTCTTCAACCAACCGAGGTATCAAACTTTCAACTTCCAAGTACCAAGCTAAAACTCAAAAGCATGTTACCAACTTACCATGTTAGCATTGCATTGGTTCCCCCTTCCCCCCCATCTGTTGTTACTTtcgatttggatttttttttcctattttcgTATTACTTTTCTTTTGGTATTTTACAACTTTACCCTATCTAAAACACAAAAGATCTTATATTTCTTATTATACAAGCACGACCGCAATTTTTTGTAACAACGAAGATCATCATATGTTATCATTTTaggaaagagaagaaacaagtttacttgtaagtaaaaattttaagttataATCTCATAAATGGTAAGCAAGATACCGAATTATATTTCCATTTCTTATTAATACATCATTGTATTAGAAAATTGagaaacttttgaattttgaaacccattttttttcctaaataaaatttcaattaatcaaATGTTCCATAATGAAACAAGTTCAACTAATGACATGCCTTgattttaaaaaggaaagagaagaaaaatgtgttaaccaaaaaataaataaaaggggaGACATGAATGGGAAATGACTAACATATAGGGGTAATAAAGGAAATGTGCGATTTATGAAGTCAGCAAATTTCACTTACATTTGCAGCTCATTTCGCATCGTTGTTCGAAAAATcccaaaccccccccccccccccccccccccccccccccccccccccccgaggctcgagagagaga
This region includes:
- the LOC137728652 gene encoding nuclear transcription factor Y subunit B-3-like; translation: MERSGGYHGYQKTTTTPNTTSASGLKLSDINVRPAEMNQYSMGMGRQTTTTNNVNNVVNNSSSNANTTNGTADDNECMVREQDRFMPIANVIRIMRKILPPHAKISDDAKETIQECVSEYISFITGEANERCQREQRKTITAEDVLWAMSKLGFDDYIEPLTLYLHRYREMEGERGSSTTSLMRSESLAKGAGTSSGTSSRAIDHHQYYGTSMAAAAAAFHHQHGHGFFGYMNPSDAWVSNNNVNAASAAAASGLSTQLQGGGSAAMLNGDHHQLPHANGANGEA
- the LOC137729626 gene encoding tRNA (guanine(9)-N1)-methyltransferase, whose translation is MEGKENQEQGPQEEECTNGGGSLSKSAQKKLLKQQKWEAKKAEKKAQEKEQKKREVERKRREWEEKLASLGEEEREKLIEERKSLRKERMEHKSEERAVQTQRLSKAKECGQKIVIDLEFSHLMTPAEINSLVQQIMYCYAVNKRCSEPGHLWLTGCKGDMGNALKKLPGFDNWIIEKEDRSYIEALENKKQNLVYLTADSENVVNELDASKIYIVGGLVDRNRWKGITMKKAEEQGIQTAKLPIGNYLNMSSSQVLTVNQVIEILLKYLETKDWKEAFFQVIPQRKRGCPADSDQQSKQVNGEENEEKDDQFGSKKQCAQVKGPPIP